The following proteins are encoded in a genomic region of Oncorhynchus gorbuscha isolate QuinsamMale2020 ecotype Even-year linkage group LG11, OgorEven_v1.0, whole genome shotgun sequence:
- the LOC124049068 gene encoding uncharacterized protein LOC124049068 encodes MPDKNSQLRQAQEEAEEVKVIMMDNMEKTEERKAKLQDLDKRAEELKLKSKSFHKTSMKVKEQKKCDNIKAKWKLIAVVAASAIIVILVATFMLVNRSNPENTHDIGSIPMNEGGITPTTIGPGK; translated from the exons ATG CCTGACAAGAACAGTCAGCTGCGTCAGGCTCAGGAAGAGGCGGAGGAGGTGAAGGTCATCATGATGGACAACATGGAGAAGACCGAGGAACGCAAGGCGAAACTGCAGGACCTTGACAAAAGGGCTGAGGAACTGAAGTTAAAA AGCAAGTCCTTCCACAAGACCTCAATGAAGGTGAAGGAGCAGAAGAAATGTGACAACATCAAGGCCAAATGGAAGCTCATTGCTGTTGTTGCAGCCTCGGCCATAATTGTCATTCTCGTAGCTACCTTCATGTTGGTCAACAGATCAAACCCTGAAAACACACATGATATAGGCAGTATCCCAATGAACGAAGGAGGCATTACACCAACAACCATTGGGCCTGGGAAGTAG